AACGGAGAAGACACTAATTTAGTAATCAACGCAAGACGTTTTGAGTGCTCGATACCTGAAGCTTTTAGTGGCGTAATTGTAGTTTCTTTAACAACAGTAGCAGCTGGATTTAAAGACGGAAGCTCCCCATCTTCCCTTGTGTTCTCTGTCTCTCCCTTTGAAGTATCGGGTTCCGCAACCATCTCGATTTCTTGTGGAGCTTGAATTTGTTCTTCAATGGATGCAGCGGACTTGAGCGAGGGCATAATTGTCCAACTCTGCAAACTACACAGGCGCTCATGTGTAAACCACGGCACGGTTTTACAAGTCAAAGCAGGCCATGTAAGCTTTGTTAGCGAGTCAATCTGCCCCCTGTAAGCCAACCATAATTTTCAAGTTTTCAATATGCATTGTACACATACTAAAACAAAATAACTCCCAATAGATACATGCTATACTATAATACTATGATAATCAAAGATAAACAAAatctcatttatttcaatagttcgTGAAAATAACAAGTCAGGATTGTCGAACTACATTGTGAAATCTGTTATACTAAGCCTTCTACATATTCGACCTAGATCCAAACAAACTAAACATACAGTGTAGTAACTCACGCAAGGGCCAGCTGAGCCTTCTTTCGAGCCCGAATCCTTTGCACAACTGTCTGTGCCCGGTTTTGTTGGCGGTATAATGATAGCCCAGAAATCATAGCAGATTGTTTTGTTGTTTCACCATTTGTCGATTCGCCACCTATAGTAAGCAGGGGTGAGACCTCAGGTAAAAAGTCAATTCCAGCTAAATGTTGGGCCCATTTATAAGGACGTGAAGATCTTCTTTCATCAAATACAGGGCCATCCCCAGTCCAGAGCTTAGCAGACTGCATCAtagttcaaaaacaaaaacttgctTAGAATCACAGCTTTGAAACAGTCTTACTAAATGTGGAAACTTTGACCCATTTCCCTCCCGGTAGCCAGAACAGAGAAAACCTTTTACCCATTTACTTATGAATGAATAATCTTGGATCATGTTTGTCCTTGTAAAGGATCAATGGGCCAAGTAAAAAGATTTAGACAACTGGGAAGAGATAAAATACATTGAAACTTGAAATCACCCAAAGTTTATGTTTTAAGTATGCAACCTTCCTAAATCGTTCAAGGTTGAGACTATTACTGTGATTGTTTTGTAATACTTTTTATCTGTAAATTGACAAGATATGTTGCAAAATTAAAATAATGGACCAGTCCCGTTTCAAGTGTACAGAAAAATAAATCACACAGATTACCTACATAATGTGTAAGAAAATGAATAACCTGATGAGGAAGTTCAAGTCCAGGGTCATTTGGGAAAAGATTGCACAAGATATTACTGTCTGGACCGTCATTCGATCCCTCTATACCAACGCAAACAACATTTAACTTTAGTAAATACTCAAACTTCAGCACAACAAGCTTTGTAGACTTTGGATCAGAAGCCTCATCATCATGTACTTGAAGTACGAGTTTCAGTGGGTGTGTTTGATATATTCTTGACGGGTCAAGACCTTCTTTGACTTGGACTTTCTTTGGACGCTTTCGCCTCCTTTGACCATCATCTTCCTCATCAACAACATCATCCTCTAACTTGGAATTCTCTGTACTAGCACTAGATATTCCTGTATCATCATCATTATGCATCGTTATATTTCTCTTCTAAAACAATAGATAAAAATCTATAATTCTATACACCCAAGGGAAAAAAACTATGATATGATATGTTGTAAACGCTTACCATTGTCCTTATTGGCATGTTGTCGGGCAAAAGTATGAGCATCCTTCAGGCTGCCCACAACCTCAAGATCAATACTCTCACCAAATGCTTCTTTATGAGCCAACAATTGTGAGTATATCACATAAAGGGGAGGTGGAAGTAACTCGGCCGACTGATGCTGCTTTAATTTCTTCGTATGTTGAATTCCTAATTGGTTTTGTACGGGCAAAGATGCTTTCTTGAGAGATTTAAGGTGCGAAGGAAGACTTGAAAGAAACTTCTTCCTGTTTGCAATAGTGTCCTGTAAAGTTTTCTTTTGCACTTCCATTTTCTCATGAAGCTTCGACAATTCTTTTCGCTAACAAATGACAACAATATTCATTTTAAATAAATTCACATCTAAAAGGTATTTGTATGTCGTTATTAAATGTCACATTATGTACCTGGTACAGCTCAAAATTGAGCCTCTTAAGCATCAGATTGTGGGCACTATCTGTCGACTGTACGGAGTTTTTGATTTCTTCTGGTGCGTCTCTAAAAAATTCTTCCTCTGGAACAAGTTCGATATCGGGATACTTTGATTTAAAGTCTTTGCAAGCCTTTATTGCTTTTACATAATGATTTTTCTCGTACATAAGGTTGTGGAGTTGCAGTGTTGTAAAGTCAACAGGTGCTTTTGCGTGTTCTGTTTCTGCTTTCACAAGATCTTCTTCGAGCAATATAGAACGATTTGCCTGCAATAAAACAAAATATAGTAAGAGACCCATAATACATTACGTGTCGGTTACCATAGTTAAAAAACGTTCAGTCTGAAAGGCATTAAAAACGATCCAAGAGCACACACATATacacaataaataaatatataacaatgTAACTAGTGCAATATACTCCTACATGAAATGAAGTACGTCGTGTTTTATTTCCACGGCTGTAACAAAATCACATTTCATACTTAGTATACGACATAACTTCACACCAGTAAACACGATAAGGAAAACTATATTCCCTTATTTTATCTTGACTAacattcaaaataacaagtttaagttaCAATCTACAtttaacaaaaatcctcaatttcaAGGAGAAGGGTTTAGGAACCCTAATTCAATATGGATGGCCATTTTACACTAAACATATATCCTTATTTTGTCCCTGAAAATAAACAACATACACAATTCCACATCTTAAGCATGACCTGAACTTCAATATTACTACAATTGTTCGATTTTAATTTATCCACAAAATCAACTAAACTCCAAATTAGGGCTAAACGCAAATACTAATCcatatatgtatacaaataaaGTATAGATACAGATATATAAAGATGATGATTTACCTTCCGAAGGTTAACGAAATTCAAAAGCATCTGAGTAACGAGTTCAGGTAATTGAGATCTGTTGTTACTGGTATTATCATCTCCTTGTTGTTTTTTGATTGAAAGCATTTGTGTAACTATATCTTCCACCGATGTTTTAGTATTTTGAAGTAAATCGTACGCCGACGTATCTATCTTACGATCCGGTAGTATCTCACCGGGTTCCCCCATGTTCAAGTCCATTTTTCAAAACCCTCCGGTCACTCGCCGTCGCTTCTGCTATCGATTTCAGCCCTTTTTAGAGACTGTTTTTTTATT
This genomic window from Rutidosis leptorrhynchoides isolate AG116_Rl617_1_P2 chromosome 2, CSIRO_AGI_Rlap_v1, whole genome shotgun sequence contains:
- the LOC139893979 gene encoding THO complex subunit 5B, with protein sequence MDLNMGEPGEILPDRKIDTSAYDLLQNTKTSVEDIVTQMLSIKKQQGDDNTSNNRSQLPELVTQMLLNFVNLRKANRSILLEEDLVKAETEHAKAPVDFTTLQLHNLMYEKNHYVKAIKACKDFKSKYPDIELVPEEEFFRDAPEEIKNSVQSTDSAHNLMLKRLNFELYQRKELSKLHEKMEVQKKTLQDTIANRKKFLSSLPSHLKSLKKASLPVQNQLGIQHTKKLKQHQSAELLPPPLYVIYSQLLAHKEAFGESIDLEVVGSLKDAHTFARQHANKDNGISSASTENSKLEDDVVDEEDDGQRRRKRPKKVQVKEGLDPSRIYQTHPLKLVLQVHDDEASDPKSTKLVVLKFEYLLKLNVVCVGIEGSNDGPDSNILCNLFPNDPGLELPHQSAKLWTGDGPVFDERRSSRPYKWAQHLAGIDFLPEVSPLLTIGGESTNGETTKQSAMISGLSLYRQQNRAQTVVQRIRARKKAQLALAGQIDSLTKLTWPALTCKTVPWFTHERLCSLQSWTIMPSLKSAASIEEQIQAPQEIEMVAEPDTSKGETENTREDGELPSLNPAATVVKETTITPLKASGIEHSKRLALITKLVSSPLSKGKSTKSPSFRKHEEDLDLMVFSDSEMDEPIQIEPESDEAIGAGNLKLIDNSWIACGVREYRLFLIRKVNNGDDYMKLEAKVAVSMEYPLRPPLFTLNLFRAATKETELGTEVLDWFNELRAMEAEVNIHVIKAIPWEEENFILGHQVSCLAMLFDIYVNDDDVSSAEKGKSTAVVDVGLCKPINGSLLARTYRGRDHRKMISWKDNGCTPGYPR